One segment of Coffea arabica cultivar ET-39 chromosome 7c, Coffea Arabica ET-39 HiFi, whole genome shotgun sequence DNA contains the following:
- the LOC113699002 gene encoding ATP-dependent DNA helicase DDM1 has protein sequence MVAENGVKDEPQADSPTSVLEDEDACKEKNCVKMEGELLLDAKYGDSSLITETMAAEEEKLLEQRAKANSNEPDEVPVLNDIQFTKLDELLTQTQLYTEFLLENMDDISKKGLEGDEQTTKEKKKGRGSKRKAASNYNNSKAKRAVAAMLTRSKEGVSLEDSNLTEEERNEKEQAELVPLLTGGKLKPYQLKGVKWLISLWQNGLNGILADQMGLGKTIQTIAFLAHLKGNGLDGPYLIIAPLSTLSNWLNEINRFAPSLNAIIYHGYGKERDEIRRKYMPNTIGPKFPIVVTSYEVAMKDARKHLRHYHWKYMVVDEGHRLKNSQCKLVKELKLLRVENRILLTGTPLQNNLTELWSLLNFILPDIFNSDQEFESWFDLSGKGSNEALREELEEKRRTQVVAKLHSILRPFLLRRLKSDVEQMLPRKKEIILYATMTDHQKNFTDHLLNKTLEDHLREKAASGRGMKGRLNNLMIQLRKNCNHPDLLESAFDGSYFFPPVDQVVEQCGKFRLLDRLVGKLFARQHKVLIFSQWTKILDIIDYYFAEKGFEVCRIDGGVKLEERRRQIQEFNDVNSKYRIFLLSTRAGGLGINLTAADTCILYDSDWNPQMDLQAMDRCHRIGQTKPVHVYRLATAQSVEGRMLKRAFSKLKLEHVVIGKGQFKQERTKPNSMEAVEEEDLLALLRDEGTAEEKWIQTDISEDDLERVLDRSDLVAVSSEQDGKTGSDSTVLPLKGPGWEVVIPTAPGGVLSTLNS, from the exons ATGGTGGCTGAGAACGGAGTGAAAGACGAGCCTCAGGCTGATTCTCCTACCTCTGTTCTTGAAGATGAG GATGCTTGCAAGGAGAAAAATTGTGTCAAGATGGAGGGAGAACTATTGCTTGATGCTAAGTATGGAGATTCTTCTCTCATAACAGAAACTATGGCTGCAGAGGAAGAGAAGCTTCTAGAACAGCGGGCAAAAGCAAATTCAAATGAACCTGATGAGGTACCTGTATTGAATGACATCCAGTTTACCAAACTGGATGAGCTTCTGACTCAGACTCAACTTTATACAGAGTTTTTGCTGGAAAACATGGATGACATTTCAAAG AAAGGATTGGAGGGTGATGAACAGACTaccaaagaaaagaagaaaggtcGTGGTTCAAAGAGAAAGGCAGCCTCAAATTACAACAAT AGTAAGGCGAAAAGAGCTGTTGCAGCCATGCTCACAAGATCTAAAGAAGGTGTCTCTTTAGAGGATTCAAACCTTACAGAGGAAGAGAGAAATGAGAAAGAGCAGGCTGAACTGGTGCCGTTGTTGACCGGTGGAAAGCTGAAGCCTTATCAGCTTAAAGGTGTTAAGTGGTTGATTTCATTGTGGCAAAATGGGCTGAATGGAATACTTGCAGATCAAATGGGTCTTGGAAAGACTATACAAACTATTGCATTTCTCGCGCACTTGAAAGGAAATGGTTTGGATGGACCATATCTAATTATTGCTCCTCTTTCCACTCTCTCAAACTGGCTGAATGAGATAAACCG GTTTGCACCCTCACTAAATGCAATCATATACCATGGTTATGGGAAAGAAAGGGATGAAATAAGGAGAAAATACATGCCAAATACAATAGGTCCTAAATTCCCCATTGTAGTTACCTCCTATGAAGTTGCAATGAAGGATGCACGAAAGCACTTGAGACACTATCACTGGAAATATATGGTGGTTGATGAG GGGCACAGGTTGAAGAACTCACAATGCAAATTAGTTAAAGAACTTAAGCTGTTGCGTGTTGAAAACAGGATTTTATTAACTGGGACACCTCTGCAGAACAACTTGACAGAACTCTGGTCGTTGTTGAATTTTATTCTGCCGGACATATTCAATTCGGATCAAGAATTTGAATCATG GTTTGATCTTTCTGGAAAGGGCAGCAATGAGGCTTTAAGGGAAGAAttggaagagaagagaagaactCAG GTGGTGGCAAAACTCCATTCGATCTTACGTCCCTTTCTGCTGCGGAGGTTGAAATCAGATGTGGAACAAATGCTCCCtcggaaaaaagaaataatctTATATGCTACCATGACTGATCATCAAAAGAATTTCACAGATCATCTATTGAATAAGACACTAGAGGATCATCTGCGGGAGAAGGCAGCCTCTG GACGTGGCATGAAAGGGAGACTtaataatttgatgattcaGCTTCGGAAGAATTGCAACCACCCTGACCTATTGGAGTCTGCCTTTGATGGTTCTT ATTTCTTCCCACCTGTAGACCAGGTAGTTGAGCAGTGTGGAAAGTTTCGTTTGTTGGACAGATTAGTGGGAAAGCTATTTGCTCGTCAGCACAAA GTTCTGATCTTTTCTCAATGGACCAAGATTTTGGACATAATTGATTATTATTTTGCTGAAAAAGGTTTTGAAGTTTGCAGAATTGATGGCGGAGTGAAATTGGAAGAAAGGAGAAGGCAG ATACAGGAGTTCAATGATGTGAACAGTAAATACAGAATCTTTCTTCTTTCCACCCGAGCTGGTGGGCTGGGCATCAATCTTACTGCTGCTGATACCTGCATTTTATATGACAGTGATTGG AATCCTCAAATGGATTTACAGGCAATGGATCGATGTCACAGAATTGGTCAaacaaaacctgttcatgtttaCAGGCTAGCGACTGCCCAATCGGTGGAG GGTCGTATGCTGAAAAGAGCATTCAGTAAATTAAAGCTCGAACACGTGGTAATTGGTAAGGGGCAGTTTAAGCAAGAAAGAACCAAGCCCAATTCAATGGAGGCAGTTGAG GAAGAGGATCTGCTGGCGCTTCTCCGAGATGAAGGAACTGCCGAGGAGAAATGGATCCAGACGGATATTAGTGAAGATGATCTAGAAAGGGTTTTAGATAGGAGTGATCTTGTTGCTGTTTCTTCAGAGCAAGATGGAAAGACTGGCTCAGATTCAACTGTGCTTCCCCTTAAAGGGCCTGGCTGGGAGGTGGTGATCCCGACTGCACCAGGCGGAGTGCTTTCCACCCTTAACAGCTGA
- the LOC140010421 gene encoding sulfite exporter TauE/SafE family protein 3-like → MAEGVFGINQRAKAIALTAAWFFCWILFTASDIGSAERLLKTVEPGHIVEKEMRQGFIVRLVHFLWQSGKSSYQHVWPEMEFGWKLVVGTVVGFLGAALGSVGGVGGGGIFVPMLSLIIGFDPKSSTAISKCMIMGAAGSTVYYNLRLRHPTLDLPLIDYDLALLFQPMLMLGISIGVAFNVIFADWMVTVLLILLFIGTSSKAFFKGLETWNKETKMKLEAAEVAQSDSKFNEGPGNEYKPLPGGPAAHADEKVPLLYNIYWKELCLLLFVWIAFLAIQIMKTYTQTCSAKYWTLNFLQVPIAASVSLYEATCLYKGTRTIASKGKEITVWKPNLIFLYCCLGIVAGVVGGLLGLGGGFVLGPLFLELGVPPQVASATSTFAMTFSSSMSVVQYYLLNRFPVPYATYFVLVATVAALVGQHVVRRIIAILGRASLIIFILALTIFVSAISLGGVGIASMIEKLQNHEYMGFDNLCRQS, encoded by the exons ATGGCCGAGGGAGTTTTTGGGATTAACCAGAGAGCCAAGGCGATTGCATTGACAGCAGCATGGTTTTTCTGCTGGATTTTGTTTACAGCCAGTGACATCGGCAGTGCTGAAAGGCTCCTGAAAACCGTCGAGCCAGGACACATTGTGGAGAAGGAAATGAGGCAAGGATTCATAGTTCGATTGGTGCATTTCCTCTGGCAAAGTGGAAAATCTTCTTATCAACATGTTTGGCCC GAGATGGAATTTGGCTGGAAACTGGTGGTGGGAACTGTGGTTGGGTTCCTTGGAGCAGCACTGGGAAGTGTTGGAGGCGTTGGAGGCGGTGGAATTTTCGTTCCAATGCTCTCTTTGATCATTGGGTTTGATCCCAAGTCATCAACTGCCATTTCTAAAT GTATGATAATGGGTGCAGCTGGTTCAACAGTATATTACAATCTGAGGCTGAGGCACCCAACACTAGACTTGCCTCTGATAGACTATGATCTGGCTCTGCTCTTTCAACCTATGCTCATGCTTGGCATCAGCATTGGGGTGGCTTTCAACGTCATCTTTGCCGATTGGATGGTTACAGTGCTGCTCATTCTCCTGTTCATAG GAACATCTTCTAAAGCATTTTTTAAAGGACTAGAGACATGGAACAAGGAAACTAAGATGAAATTG GAAGCAGCTGAAGTGGCGCAATCAGATTCTAAATTCAATG AGGGTCCTGGAAACGAATATAAGCCTCTACCAGGTGGTCCAGCTGCTCATGCAGATGAGAAA GTTCCCCTGCTGTACAACATCTACTGGAAAGAGTTATGTCTGTTATTGTTTGTGTGGATAGCTTTCCTGGCTATTCAGATTATGAAG ACATACACACAGACATGCTCTGCCAAATATTGGACACTGAACTTCCTGCAG GTACCAATTGCAGCTTCAGTTTCCTTATATGAAGCAACTTGTTTATACAAAGGGACGAGGACAATCGCATCCAAGGGGAAGGAAATCACAGTTTGGAAACCAAACTTGATTTTTCTCTATTGTTGCTTGGGCATAGTGGCTGGCGTTGTTGGAGGATTGCTTGGGTTAGGCGGTGGCTTCGTCTTGGGACCCCTGTTTCTAGAATTGGGAGTTCCTCCTCAg GTGGCAAGTGCAACATCGACTTTTGCAATGACGTTCTCATCTTCCATGTCAGTAGTGCAGTACTACTTACTGAACCGATTCCCAGTTCCTTATG CTACATATTTTGTCTTAGTTGCCACAGTTGCTGCCCTCGTTGGTCAGCACGTAGTAAGGAGGATAATTGCAATACTTGGCAGGGCATCTCTAATCATATTCATACTGGCACTGACTATTTTTGTCAGCGCAATCAGCTTAG GTGGGGTTGGCATAGCAAGCATGATTGAGAAGCTGCAAAATCACGAGTATATGGGGTTTGATAATTTGTGTCGCCAGTCCTAA
- the LOC140010422 gene encoding protein LIKE COV 3-like, translating to MGSSSREKDRDLERLIPIGSLGISDNVNGLASKSSSPSESPLASTSLSHHAGKEAFSKVIRSWASKKFMSGCVILFPIAITFYITWWFIHFVDGFFSPIYAHLGINVFGLGFVTSITFIFLVGVFMSSWLGASVLGLGEWFIKKMPIMSYIYSASKQISAAISPDQNSHAFKEVAIVRHPRIGEYALGFITSSVILRKSSGSEELCCVYIPTNHLYLGDIFLINSKDIMRPNLSVREGIEIVISGGMSIPKILTIVDVQSILSPRVGKFAVPQV from the exons ATGGGCAGCAGTAGTAGAGAGAAGGACAGAGATCTGGAACGTTTGATACCCATAGGAAGCTTAGGAATCTCCGACAACGTTAATGGGCTTGCCTCCAAATCCTCTTCCCCCTCCGAATCTCCCCTCGCTTCCACTTCTTTATCTCATCATGCCGGCAaagag GCATTTAGCAAAGTCATTCGTAGCTGGGCTTCTAAAAAGTTTATGTCGGGATG TGTCATCTTGTTTCCAATAGCGATCACATTCTATATCACTTGGTGGTTCATTCATTTTGTGGACGGGTTCTTCTCCCCCATCTATGCTCATCTGGGGATTAACGTATTCG GTCTTGGATTTGTTACCTCGATAACTTTCATATTTTTGGTTGGAGTCTTCATGTCATCATGGTTGGGTGCCTCTGTTCTCGGATTGGGAGAATGGTTTATTAAGAAAATGCCCATCATGAGCTACATTTATAGTGCTTCAAAGCAAATCAGTGCTGCCATTTCACCAG ATCAGAATTCACATGCCTTCAAGGAAGTAGCAATCGTCAGGCACCCACGTATCGGGGAGTATGCACTTGGCTTCATTACATCAAGTGTCATCCTCCGCAAGAGTTCAGGTTCAGAGGAGCTTTGCTGTGTTTATATACCCACCAACCACCTTTATCTAGGAGATATATTCCTCATCAACTCGAAAGATATAATGAGACCGAATCTCTCTGTTCGAGAGGGGATAG AGATAGTCATATCTGGAGGCATGTCAATTCCCAAGATATTGACCATAGTGGATGTGCAATCCATTCTATCACCAAGAGTTGGAAAATTTGCAGTTCCACAAGTTTAG